One Myxosarcina sp. GI1 genomic window carries:
- the lpxB gene encoding lipid-A-disaccharide synthase → MQIFISTGEVSGDLQGAMLVEALYRLASLSEIELEIVALGGDRMKTAGASLIANTARIGSVGLLEAIPFVLPTLKIQRQTQQYLRQNPPDILVLIDYPASNLAIASFVNKHLPQVPIIYYIAPQDWAAPMLGNTNKITKLVDKILAIFPEEANYFKARDVEVNWIGHPLLDRLASAPDRETARKTLSIKPQEQIITLLPASRQQEIEYLLPIICQAAREIQQHLPKVRFLIPISLEIYRQQITAAVAEYNLPATILKEQTLEAIAAADLAIAKSGTVNLEIALLNIPQVIIYRLNPVTAWVARYLLGFDIPLISPPNLVVGREIVPELVQERATVDNLRVCALELLLNERKRQQIFHDYQQMRSLLGKVGVCDRAALEILKFSKC, encoded by the coding sequence ATGCAAATTTTTATTAGTACGGGTGAGGTTTCGGGAGATTTACAGGGAGCGATGTTAGTTGAGGCATTGTATCGTCTAGCATCCCTTAGCGAAATCGAACTAGAAATAGTTGCCCTGGGTGGCGATCGCATGAAAACAGCAGGTGCGTCTTTAATTGCTAATACTGCTCGTATTGGTTCGGTTGGGTTGTTAGAAGCCATACCTTTTGTGCTACCAACTTTAAAAATTCAAAGACAAACCCAACAGTATTTAAGACAAAATCCGCCTGACATTTTAGTATTAATAGACTATCCTGCTTCTAACTTAGCGATCGCCAGCTTTGTTAACAAACATTTGCCCCAAGTACCGATAATCTATTACATCGCTCCTCAAGACTGGGCAGCACCAATGTTAGGTAATACCAATAAAATTACTAAGCTAGTAGACAAAATCCTGGCAATTTTTCCTGAAGAAGCCAATTATTTTAAGGCTAGAGATGTTGAAGTTAATTGGATCGGACATCCTCTATTAGATCGTTTGGCAAGTGCGCCAGATAGAGAAACCGCTCGTAAAACATTGAGTATTAAACCTCAAGAGCAAATTATCACTCTACTACCAGCTTCCCGCCAACAAGAGATTGAGTATTTATTACCAATAATCTGTCAGGCAGCCAGAGAAATTCAGCAGCATTTGCCGAAAGTACGATTTTTAATTCCCATTTCCCTGGAAATATATCGTCAACAAATTACTGCTGCCGTTGCCGAATATAATTTGCCCGCAACTATTTTAAAAGAACAAACCTTAGAAGCGATCGCGGCTGCCGATCTAGCGATCGCCAAATCGGGTACGGTCAATCTAGAAATCGCCTTACTTAACATTCCTCAAGTAATTATTTATCGCCTCAATCCCGTTACGGCTTGGGTAGCGCGATATTTGCTAGGGTTTGATATTCCTCTAATTTCTCCACCTAATTTAGTCGTCGGCAGAGAAATAGTACCAGAGTTGGTTCAAGAAAGAGCCACTGTAGATAATTTGCGTGTGTGCGCTTTAGAACTATTGTTAAATGAACGCAAGCGACAACAGATATTTCATGATTATCAGCAGATGCGTTCTTTATTAGGAAAAGTTGGAGTATGCGATCGCGCCGCATTGGAAATACTGAAGTTTTCTAAGTGCTAA